AAGGCCGAGACCACTTCCCCGTTCGCCCATCGTGCCAAGCTGGGGCTGGGTCATTGTTTCAAGAAGAGCCTCATCGACCCCGGTCCCGCCGTCCTGAATGCGCCATTCGACACGGTTTCCACGACGCGCTGTCGAGATCACGATACGCCCCCCTCGAGGAGAAAATTTAATCGCGTTCGTGAGTAAATTGAGCAGAATTTGATAGGTCACGCTTTCAAAGTGACCACGCAGGACATGTACGGCCTCGATCCCATCGACGACGAGCACGATCTTCTTCTCTGCGATGCGTGACTCCAGCCACGGTAAGATTTTATCCAAGCAGTCCTGGAGACGAACTTCCGCCATACGCGAATCTAAAACGAGGGCCGACAAGTCCATATTCTCTACATTATTGATGATCTCTTTCGCCGAGGCTTGTGCCGTCTCGATCTGCTGAATCTCCCTTTCCGCGCCCAAACCGCGCATCTTTAAGCTGCGCAAGGCCAGTAAGGAATGCACGATAGGGGCCTTCAGGTCATGGGTCAAAATGCGAACGTAATACTCCTTCTCGGCCTTCTGGCGCTTCACATCTTGCACGCGCGACGTCCAAAAGATCGAGAACAGAAGCGAGTTCAGGACGATAATGATATAAACGGTGCTTTCGACCAAGGGGCGAACACCTTCGATCGCCATGACGTGCACACGATAACTTCCATAAAATTCGCCCATGAAAGGGTAGTAAGGGCTAAAGAAGGCGAAAAGCGACAGACCGATCGAAAGCATCAACCAACCCGGATGCCTGGGGAAGAACATCATCAGCGAAATGATGAAGATCGAAAGTGCAGACAAATTCACGCCCGAGTCCGGTCCGAGAAAGCAAACGATCCAAAGGATGGCGCCATAACTGCAAATCACCGAAGCCGCATCCAGATA
Above is a genomic segment from Pseudobdellovibrionaceae bacterium containing:
- a CDS encoding HAMP domain-containing histidine kinase, with protein sequence MKTLTPRKFVESLRDLVDDLGGENSESLKIQRELLQLIMLSTSLISLGCSFFFYLKLRGDWTVLWANFLFFGMGLTYWGRGLPVRFLYLDAASVICSYGAILWIVCFLGPDSGVNLSALSIFIISLMMFFPRHPGWLMLSIGLSLFAFFSPYYPFMGEFYGSYRVHVMAIEGVRPLVESTVYIIIVLNSLLFSIFWTSRVQDVKRQKAEKEYYVRILTHDLKAPIVHSLLALRSLKMRGLGAEREIQQIETAQASAKEIINNVENMDLSALVLDSRMAEVRLQDCLDKILPWLESRIAEKKIVLVVDGIEAVHVLRGHFESVTYQILLNLLTNAIKFSPRGGRIVISTARRGNRVEWRIQDGGTGVDEALLETMTQPQLGTMGERGSGLGL